One Rhizophagus irregularis chromosome 5, complete sequence DNA window includes the following coding sequences:
- a CDS encoding uncharacterized protein (SECRETED:cutsite_VSS-TP; SECRETED:prob_0.7598); SECRETED:SignalP(1-17), which produces MNILFIVFLILVTFVSSTPIRRQDALSGFRPCQGDFPNEITLFSFTPNPLVGGQEFTVRIGGKATITIESSTLYRLTVNKEVIYETSFCKEFVISSGFTCPVNDNFDFTAKPHPISKHTQVEYDVKITITNPDGKDLSCIEGKVSITHP; this is translated from the exons atgaatatcttatttattgtttttttgatTCTCGTGACATTCGTATCGTCAACTCCAATAAGGCGTCAAGATGCGCTCAGTGGTTTTAGACCATGTCAAGGCGATTTCCCAAATGAAATTACCTTATTTAGTTTTACTCCCAATCCACTTGTCGGAGGTCAAGAATTTACTGTTCGTATCGGTGGTAAAGCAACTATAACTATTGAAAGCAGTACATTGTATAGGCTTACAGTGAATAAAGAAGTAATCTATGAAACGAGTTTTTGCAAAGAATTTGTCATATCTAGTGGGTTCACTTGTCCAGTAAAcgataattttgattttaccgCAAAACCTCATCCTATTTCTAAACATACTCAAGTTGAATATGATGTAAAGATAACGA TTACAAATCCGGATGGTAAAGATTTATCATGTATTGAAGGAAAAGTCAGCATAACTCATccttaa
- a CDS encoding histone H2A, which yields MNGSGIGKIVTTKVEKVKYFSRSQKAGIIFPVGRINRYLRRGNYASRIGLVAPVYLSAVIEYLVAEVLDFAGKIAHGDRKVRIIPRHIQLAIRNDEELDKLFNQVTVAQGGVMPNIHKNLLPKKTMKGKRSASRSAP from the exons ATGAACGGATCAGGTATTGGTAAAATCGTAACAACAAAAGTAGAGAAAGTAAAGTACTTTTCAAGATCTCAGAAA GCTGGTATCATATTTCCAGTCGGACGTATTAATCGTTATCTTCGAAGAGGAAACTATGCATCACGTATTGGTCTTGTTGCACCCGTATATCTTTCCGCAGTTATCGAGTATTTGGTAGCCGAAGTATTAGATTTTGCCGGTAAAATTGCTCATGGTGACAGGAAAGTAAGAATTATTCCTCGCCATATTCAACTGGCTATTCGTAACGATGAAGAACtggataaattatttaaccaaGTTACAGTTGCTCAGGGAGGTGTCATGCCCAAcattcataaaaatttgttgCCAAAGAAAACTATGAAAG GTAAAAGAAGTGCTTCTCGCTCTGCTCCTTAA